The genomic DNA CGCCAGGCGTCGCCGAGCCGTGCCTTGAAATAGAGAAGAACCCGGAAGATGCGTACAAATATACCGCCAAGGGCAACCTCGTAGCCGTCATTTCAAACGGGACCGCCGTCCTTGGCCTTGGTAACATCGGCGCTCTCGCAGGAAAACCGGTGATGGAAGGAAAGGGAATACTCTTCAAGAGGTTTGCGGATATTGATGTCTTCGATATAGAAATCAACAGCGAAGACCCCGATGAAGTCATACGTACATGCCAGCTCCTCGAACCCACCTTCGGCGGCATCAACCTGGAAGACATCAAAGCTCCCGAGTGCTTTTACATCGAGGAGGAGCTGAAGAAAACGATGAACATCCCTGTCTTCCACGATGACCAGCACGGCACCGCCATCATATCCGCAGCCGGACTGATCAATGCGCTGGAGCTGATCGGCAAGAAAATGGAGGAGATCCGGCTGGTCGTCAACGGCGCCGGTGCCTCCGCCATCGCGTGCGCCAACCTTGCCATATCTCTCGGATTGAAGAAGGAAAACCTCATAATGTGCGACACCAAGGGGGTCATCTACAAGGGGCGCACAGACGGTATGAACAAGTACAAAGAACGGTTCGCGGTCGACACCCCGCTGCGAACCCTGGAAGAGGCTGCGGAAGGCGCCGACGTGCTGTTCGGGCTCTCGTCAAAGGGTGCCTTCACCCCCGACATGGTCCGCAAAATGGCCGCCAATCCCATCATCTTCGCCATGGCTAACCCGGATCCGGAGATCACTCCGGAAGAAGCGCGTGCGGTACGTGGCGACGTCCTTGTCGCCACCGGCCGTTCCGACTACCCGAACCAGGTGAACAATGTCCTCGGCTTCCCCTTCATCTTCCGGGGCGCACTTGATGTACGTGCGACAACCATCAATGAGGATATGAAAAAGGCAGCCGTCTTCGCCCTTGCCGACCTGGCGCGAGAGGAATGCCCCGACTCCGTCTGCCGGGCATATGGAAATAAGAAATTCACTTTCGGCCCAGAATACATCATACCCAAGCCCTTCGATCCCCGGGCGCTTCTGAGGGTTGCCCCGGCAGTAGCCAAGGCCGCCATGGACTCCGGGGTTGCCCGCCAACCGATACAGGACCTGGCGAAATACGTAGAGCAACTCGAATCGCTCCAGGGAATGGCGAAAGAAACCCTCAGAATGATCATCAACAAGGCGAAGAGCGACCCGAAACGCATCGTCTTCGTCGAAGGTGACAACGAGAAGATACTGCGCGCAGCTCATATCCTGGTGGAAGAGGGAATCGCACATCCGATACTCGTCGGGAACGAGGAGAAGATACGGAGCGTCATCGCTGAACTTGGCCTTGATCTGAACGGCAACGTCCAGGTCATCAATCCCGCCACCTTCGAACGGGCGGAAGAGTACGCACAGGAGCTCTTCCAGCTGCGGCAACGGAAGGGAATGACGCTGTCCGAAGCGCGGCGGCTGGTGACGCGGAAATCCCGCACCCATTTCGGCTGTATGATGGTCCGCATGGGAGACGCTGACACCCTTCTGTCGGGCATCGACACCCACTACCCAGAAACGATACGTCCCGCCCTGGAAGTTATAGGGAAGCAGGAGGGGCTTTCCAGCGTCCACGGCCTGTACCTCATGGTATCGAAGAAAGGAATTTTCCTGCTTGCGGATACCACAGTCTGCATCGAACCCACACCGGAAGAGTTGGCCGAGACCGCCATTCTCGCCGCGGAAAAAGCGAGAATGCTGGATATAGAACCGAAGATCGCCATGCTCTCCTTCTCGAACTTCGGTTCGGTGCAGCATCCCCAGACGCTCAAAGTGAAGCGTGCCGTGGAGATCGTCAAGGAACGCGCTCCGGGACTCATTGTAGATGGCGAAATGCAGGCCGACACCGCAGTGATAACAGAGATGCTCGAGAAGAGCTTTCCCTTTGCGGCTCTCAAAGCACAGGCCAACACCCTCATCTTCCCCGACCTAAACTCCGGGAATATCTGCTACAAGCTCCTTCATCATATAGGGGGAGCTGAAACTGTAGGCCCGATCCTGATGGGAATGAAAAAACCTGTGCACGTGCTGCAGCGTGGAGACGATGTATCGGATATCGTAAACATGGCTGCCATTGCGGTGGTCGACGCACAAGGATAAGCAACACGAAATATGCGAACCCGGGAGGCGCCGTCAGGCGCCTCCTTTTTTAGTTGGGTGGCCTTTTTCTTGCTAATGAAAGGTGAGACCGCTGCCGGATAGGCAGCATTAAGTTAAAAGGAAGACTGATGAATCGAGAGCAGACGTCCCAATTCCCCCTGTTCGCAAACGGAGGGGGCAATGAGCGTTTCAGCCGTATGGTGGTGTTTTCGCTGCTGGTGCACGTGTTTTTCTCTTTTGCATTTCTCATGATGCAGAGAGGATCGGGGGGAGCCCCGGTGGTGCAATACTTGGACTTGAAGATGATGGAACCGGTCGCGGCCCCTGCCGAACAGGCAGCGCCCGCCGTACCTGCAGAAAAAACGCCTGCTCCCGCTGAGATCCAGGAAGAGCAACCTGCCCCGCCGGCTGAAACAGCCGCGGAAGCCGCCCCCCCCCGTCAGCAGGGGTTTCAGCAGGCGTCCCTCCAGTTCGGCATCGCCAATGGTCATTTCGGCAGCATTTCCGATGGCAGGACGCTGCGCGATGACATGCGGGAGTACTATCTCTCGATGCTGGCACAGTTCAACGAAAGCTGGTGGGAACAAAAAGGGAAGGAAACTGTTGTACAGCGCGGCGCAGTAATGATGGTGACCGTATCACGAGATGGTGCCATCGTCGACATGAAGCTGCTGCAAGGCTCCGGAAATGTGGCTGAGGACCGCCTCATGGTGCAGGCGCTGCAGGCGGCAGGACCGCTTGCCCCGCTGCCGGACAGCTACGAAGGGGACTTCTTCACGGCACCGCTCCGTTTCGTTCCGCCATTGAACCTGATGGCACCCTTCTCAGGCTAGGTCTGCGTCTTTAAACACTAAAACGGGTTTCCCCCCCCCTCTCTACCGAACGTGCAGATCTCGAAAGTCGGGAGAGAGGGAAGCTGCCTGTTTCAGTAGGAGTTCCGCTTCCTCCGAACGGCCAGCGGCTGCGCAGAGCCTAGAGAGCTCGTATGAAGCTCCGGCTGCCTCCTCCTGGGTTGCCCCTTCTCTGGAGAGGGCCGCACGCAAAACCTCCTCCGCTTTCTGTGCCTCACCCTTCTCACGGTAACAGATGCCTTCAAGAACAAGACACACGCCTTTCTTGAGTGGGTCTCCAGCCGCCATCCTGAACTCCGCGATCGCTTCGTCGAAAAGCCTCATTTCCTTGTAAGCCAATCCGAGGTCGTAGTGCGCCTGAGCATCGTCCCCTCCCCGCTCTTCCCCGCTTGTCGCGCCTGGGGAAAGCTGCAAATCACCTGAAAAGCCTTCCCCTGGGGACCCGCCTGCGAACCCTCCACCAAAGAGATTATCTACTGCATCGGAGAATTCAATGAAAGTAGGCAGGTCAGCATCTCCGGAAACAGGGCCGCTTCCATGAACCGACTCTTCATGCATCATCCCCCAGTCTTCGCCGAAATCGACCTCGACCTCAACAGCATCTGAAGGGGGATTAGAAGATTCCGCTCTTCCCGTACAGCTGTCACTTCCACCAACCTGATCGTGAAATGCCGGCGTAATGACACCCGGGCCGCCTCCCTGAGCTACTTCATCGATGAGAGAGAGGTCAAGCTCCTCTTCCCACTCATCCTCCGGCTCCTTGGCAACGTACGGTTCTCCGGGGTCTGCGGCAGAAGATACAGGAGACCCATTTTCCGCAAGGGCATCAGGTCCCTTCAGCAGCTGAAGTCTCCGTACTGCTTCTTGGAGCTTAGCCGTATCCCCCCCTGCCTCGTACAACTCCGACACGGATTGAAGAATTCTTGCCTGGTACTCCGGATACCTTTCGGACAGGGCAATATATAGGCGCTCGGGCACATCGAACTCGGAGATCCGTATGAAGTCGGGTACGAAAATATCCAACTGGGACAGGGCCTCTTCCCCCCCTCCGTCTTCAAGCATCAGCTCAATCAGGGCTTGACGCGGATAGGGATCGGTGATGAACTGGGCGGACATCTTGCGGAAGAGGCTCTTCAGACCAGCGCGATCTGCTGTGCTGCGGTAGGCATCTGCCAGCAGACGCCATGGCTTCGGATCATCCGGGGCAGTCGCCACCAGATCCCTGAGCTGCGGCAGAACCCCTGCGGCATCGCCCTGATCAATCCTTACAGAAAGCATGTTCAGCAGGTAATCATTCCGGTCCGGGAAGAGCTTCTGAATTCGGGCACAGGCTCTGTCATAGGCAGGCATCTCACCTCGCCTTAGAAGCAACATCGCATGGGCAGTGAAGTCGCCGTAAGCCTCCTCAGTGAGTCCTGAATCGTACCGTGTTTCAGCCAGCAGCAGCCGTGTATCAGGATTATCGGAGTCGATCTGAATCATCTTCTCCAGGACAGCCACGGAGCCTTCGAGATCCCCGGCTTCCCGATAACGGAGAAGAACGACTCCATACTCGCTAAGGGCATTTCCGGTAAAACCATATTCACGGTTCAGCTCTGCAAGTTTGAAAGCGGTGCGGATATCGGCCGGATCGAGCTTCTGGATTTGCTTGTAGACCGCTATAGCCTTCAAGTGGTAGCCGTTGTCGGCGTAGAAAGTCCCTATCGCTTCGTATGCAGCGATTGCCTCTTTGTGGCGGCCCACACGGACCAAGAGCTCCGCAAGCTTCTGGCGGGCCTTGATATCAGCAGGATCAAGACCTACGACCTGTTCGTACTCCCTGATCGCGCGATCCAACTGCCCTTTGGCGATCAATTTTCCGGCACTCTCGATCAATTTATCTTTGCGTGTGCTCACCGGGCTCCCCTACCGAAATCTGAAGGGGAAGGTACTGTAAACACATAGTCCTGTCAAGGTGGAAGGGGTGATGATCGAAAGCCAGCAAAACCGGAAAACTGTTGAGAATTGCTCCACAACCCCCTATAGTAGCCGGCACCAACAATGGAGGGGACATGATCTATTGGATGGCCTATCTGCTAGTCGGATCGTGCGCAGGGATTCTTGCCGGACTTCTGGGGGTCGGAGGAGGAATCATCATAGTACCTATGCTGACCTTTCTCTTCAGCATGGAGAACATGCCTGCGGAACATATCGCTCATCTTTCTCTCGGTACGTCCCTCGCCAGCATCGTCTTTACCTCGATATCCAGTTTCCGCACCCACCATGCACATGGGGCAGTGAAGTGGCAGATCGTAAGGAGGATTTCTCCCGGCATCGTCGCCGGCACCCTTTTCGGCTCCTGGGTTGCCGCCCGTCTCACCACCGGATTCCTCAAGGGATTCTTTGTCCTGTTTATCTACGTCGTGGCCGTTCAAATGCTCCTAAACGTCAAACCCGCTCCTCACCGTGAACTTCCGGGAGTGCCAGGGATGTCGTTTTCGGGTAGCATCATAGGCTGCATTTCGAGCCTCGTCGGTATTGGCGGTGGGAGCATGTCCGTGCCCTTCATGCTCTGGTGCAATACGCCTCTGCACATCGCCATCGGCACATCTGCAGCCATAGGGCTCCCAATCGCCGCAGCCGGAGCCATCGGTTATATCGCCAACGGTCTCGCTGCTTCCAATCTACCCTCGATGAGTGCAGGCTTTGTTTATATTCCAGCATTGATAGGTATTTCCGGTGCTAGCATCTGCACCGCCCCCATAGGAGCAAGGCTCGCCCACAGGCTGCCGGTGCTTCACCTTAAAAGGATCTTCGCGATCATGCTTATCGGGATCGGAACGAAGATGCTGCTCTCTCTCGGTTGAGACCATCGGCGTTGCGAGGTGGAATGGTTCGGGGGTTGCCATATCGGCTCCTGGTCGACTGAGCCTCAATGACGAAGCAGTCAATTACCGGTCAAATCTCCGGCATTTTCAGCCCTTGTCAACTTTTTGGAGCACTGTATAAATATTAGGCATACTGCAGAAATTACGATTGCGACAACAGTATTACGCATAATCAACAGAGTTATGAAAAAGTTTTCCACAGGTCTTGTGGAAAAACAAAATCCTGCGCATAAAAACTCTATATTTCACAATAATTACGCAAGCATGCAACAAATTGCATACAATCAGCCACGTGGATAAACAGTTGACAGAACTGCAGAATTCGTGGTCGAGCAAGATGTCTGCCTACAAAAACTGCGGAATCAGAAGTAGCGCCAACGCTTTCAATTCAAAAAACAGAGGTACCCAAGTTTAAGAGATGGAGGGATATTTCGTTTGACAGGATTTAGTCAGATGCGAGTCGCTTGAAGCTTTCCCAGCAATGCAGCCAAGAGGTTACTCTGTTGATCAGGCAGAGAGAGGCAGTATTCCTGCCTCTCCCCGCTTGGTCATATTGTGGAATTTTCGGTGGGGGTTAATTTGAATCGGCAGTCTTCTCAGTTGTCAGAGTAACTGCTGGGGCATCAGGGGCCAAAGCCTTATCTATTTCAGCCTTAAATGTCTTTTTCTTTGTTTCGGACATAAGGGACATCGCCTTCTTTTCGATACGAAGGGAATCGGCCTCGAAGCCCAGCTTGCTTAAGGACATCAAATCCCTGGAAAGAACGGTCAGATCGACCTTCTCAACATCCTGGGGGTTAGCTTCGTTAAAAACGAGGGTTGTATATTTCTTGGTAATGACGCTGGCCTGCTCCAATTGATTCCTTAACTGCCTCGACACATCTATTTCCTTTTCGCCGAACACATCCTCAGCCTGTGCAAGGATTTTGATCCGATCTATGTTGTTACTGACCGAGCTAAGCTTGATCAGGCTTATTTCCGCCTTGCCGTTCTGATCAAGCGTGATCTTCATGCGATCATCATCTCCAGCAACAACTATGATCTCCTGGTTAAACAATGGCTTCTTTATATGCTCTTCTTTTTCGTCAAGCAATTTCTTGTCGGATTTAAGAACTGTACGCTCAGTACGTTCCTCGGATTCGATATTCAGAAACGGATTCACACCTGCAAAGCTCCAGTCCAACAAGCTGTCCGTGAATTTGTTTGGAACTAATCCAAAAAGAAGAAAATCAGTCATATTTACTACAACGGCAACGGGTAACGCTGCAACACCCACGGGAAATTCATAAAGCTCGCGCGCACCCTGGTATGGGGTTACAACATCGTAATCCGTCTTCAATTCATAAGTCGCCACCTTAAAGGCTTTGTTCTCTTGCACACTTGCATTTATAACTGGAGAGGTCACCAATGATCCGGTATTAGTTTCAATATCTATAGTATGACTTAGCTTTGTTCTAACAACATTTGCTTCTACTATCGTATCTACCTTGACGTGATTTGCACATCCAAACGAATAAGCACAAAGATTAACCACAACCACGGCCAGCAAACATTTTTTGATACTCATCATAATCCCTCCATTCACATTATATTTAGTTGAAGCATGCCTTGTCTTCCACAATCCCTCAAGTTTGGCATAGTGACAAACTGAAGTCATAACTGCCCTGAACTCCTATTAACGTGATGTCCACTATCGCCTAGAATGCATCTTAAGAAAAAAATTTGTCCCGCTTTGTAACAGATAGATTGGGCAAAATCAATTGGCTTTTTTTCTTAAAATGCTCAACATAACCACCATTGGATTACAGGGTGCCTGAAAAGCTGAAGGAACGGCAAGACAGGTCATTGAGGAGAAAGAACGGCAGATCCGGGAAAAGAGGGGGCAGAAAAGATATACGGGGATTTTTTAGTCAGGAAAAAACAAATCCCCGGTTCCGTATGGGTACAGTACCGGGGAGAGTCGTGAAAGGTTCGTGAAAACTTCCTGAACCTGAATTGTTTTTCTGGAGCGGGAAACGGGATTCGAACCCGCGACTTCAACCTTGGCAAGGTTGCACTCTACCACTGAGTTATTCCCGCTCAACGAGCTTCTTTATATAACAAAGCTTGTTTATGTCGTCAACACTTTTTCGGAACTTTTTTATACGCGATGGAAAGGCGGCAAGCCTTCCGCGGCTTTACCCCCTCCTCTTCGGCCACTACCTTCCCGTCGCGGAGGAAAATCGTCCGGTCGGAATAGGCGCAGTTCTCAGGGTTGTGCGTCACCATTACCACCGTCTGCCCTTCGCCGTTCAGATCCCGGAAAAGAGCCATGATTTCCTCGCTGTTCTTGGAATCGAGATTCCCGGTCGGCTCGTCGGCAAGAATTATGCGCGGCCGGTTGACGATGGCGCGTGCTATGGCCACACGCTCCTGCTCTCCCCCCGAAAGCTGATTGGGGAGACGCCCCCCCTTTCCGGCAAGGCCGACGCGCATCAGGGCTTCCCTGGCTGCCGAGATCTTCTCGCTACGCTTCATTTTCTTGATGGCGAGGGGCAGCATTACGTTTTCGAGGGCTGTCAGGTAGGGAACAAGGTGAAACGACTGGAAGACGAATCCCAGGTTTTCAGCCCTGAAATCGGCAAGCTTCTCCCCGCTCAGGGCGTAAATGTCTGTTCCGGCCATCTCCACCGTACCGTCCGAAGGGGTGTTCATGCCGCCGAGGACGGCCAGAAGGGTGCTTTTCCCCGAGCCCGACTGGCCCATGATTGTCACGAACTCACCCTCGTCGATTCCGATACTGACGCCTGAGAGCGCCTCGACCGTTTCGTCGCCGCTCCGATACTGCTTGCTGATATGATTTACCGCTATTATTGCCATAGCAACCTTCCTTTATAAGCTGGTTCAGCCGTTACAGTGCACGCAGCGCTTCCGTAGGATCCATCCTGCTCGCGTGCAGAGCAGGGTAAAGGCTCGCAAGCAGGCCGAGAACAAGAGAAAGCGCTACCGCCCCGGCAGCAACGGTGGCATCCCAGACGAGCGCGGCGCTGCCGCTTTCAGCCATGAAGGGGAGCACCGCCTTCGCCACTCCCATGCCGGAAGCATATCCGAGCAGTCCCGCCAGCAGCCCAACCAGAGCCGCCTCCAGAAGGATGATTCGCATGATATGGCTGCGGCGGAACCCGATGGCACGGAAGACGCCGATCTCGGTGGTCCGCTCGTTCACGCTCCCCATCATGGTCACAAATATGATAAGCGAGCCGATAAAGCCGACAACTCCGGCCATTGCGTATGAGAACCGCCTGAACTGATCGAGGGCGTGGAGGCGGCTGGCTACGACCTGCTGAATTGCCGAGACCTTGGCTTCAGGAAGTTTTTCCGCTATCTGCGTCACCATATCTCCGATGGGACAGCCGGAGCAGAGAGCCGCAACCTCCACAAGCGTGATCTTCCCTTCCTTGCCCAGCACCTTCTGAGCCTTGGCAAGAGCCATGAACACCAGAGAATCATCCTGTGATCCGGTCTGATCGAGAATACCCGCCACACCGAACTCTTCTCCCTTTATCGTGACCTTGTCCCCCGTCATCACGTTGAGAGCCTTTGCCGCATCGCTTCCCAGCAGAAGATCCTGCTCTTTTTTGGGGGTTTCGCCGAAGACGCTCCACCACTGCTTCATCTTCAGTTCCATATCGAAGTCGACCCCGACGAGCAGGACATTCCTGTCCCCGATGCGGACTCCCCCCAAGACCTTCGGAGAGACGGCGGAGATATTGCGATGGTTCGGGATAGTCTTTATCTTCGCCAGGTCCTGCTCGTGGATCTCGCGCTGGTCGAACGTTATGCCGCCGAGGCTGATCCCCCCGTAGTTCATCGCCAGATCCTGGCTCTGGGGTGTTATCAGGATATTGGCACCGAATTCCTCCATCTTCCGCTCGATGTCCTGCTCCATGGATTTGGTCAGAGTGATGAGGGTTACGATGGTGGCGATGCCGACCAGAAGCCCCAGGGTCAGGAAAGCCATCTTTCCCTTCCGCCGGCGCAGATTGTTGAGGGATATATTATGTAGCTTCATTCGCTTTTACCTTTTTCTCATTCTTCGGATCAGAAGAAGCGGCTTCCCGTCTTCAGGTCGTTGACGCTGATGATGATGTTCCCTCCGGCTTCCCGGTGCGGCAGGTAGGAAGGATTGCAGCCGCCGGTAGCGTTGGGGCCGAGTCTGCCGATGGCGAACTTCATGTTGCAGTTGCGACATACCATTACCTCCCCCTTCTGCTCGTACCCTTTCTTCTCGCGGTAACAGGCATCGCAGGCATCGAAGGCGGCCTTGACGGAGCCGTCAGCCGCTCTGACTACGAAAAAGACGATCTCCTTTCCATTCTCGTTTATCTTGTAGAATCTGGCTTTGCCATCATTCAGGTTTGAGGAACTTATGGTTACCGCACCGTTGACTGCTTTCACCTTCTGGGCTTTTCCCATCCCCGGAATGGTGAACGCCGCCGCCACTGCTGCCACCATCAGCACAATGATGGATATCGTAAGCGATTTCAGTTTCATGTCTCTCTCTCCCTTGACCTTTACTTGTTCTTGTTACAGCAGCCGCACCCAGACTGTCCGGCAGAAGCGCCGGCAGATGCAGCATCATACCGCTCCGACGGAAGGACCTGAAGAATGCTGCTCCCATACCCCAGCGCCGTGACCCGCTCCGCGATAGCTTCCGGCTTGACGGCTCCGGAATCGTAGGCAACGGCAACCCGCCCTTCTCCCACCTCTACCTGTACCGAAGCTATGCCCCCCTTGCCTTCGAGAGCATCGGTGATTTTTCCCGCACAGGCGCCACATGTCATCCCCATCGTCCTGAGAACGACAACCGTATCCGCCGGAGGGGTACGCTTGACCAGAGCGAACACCGCACCTGCACCAAGGGCACTGATCACTAGAACCAGCGCCGCCAACCTCAACGAAAATCTCTTCATTTCTTCTCCTTTCAACGAACCGTGGAACAGTTCCCACCGCAAGGCTTACCGCAA from Geobacter sp. DSM 9736 includes the following:
- a CDS encoding DUF2318 domain-containing protein, whose translation is MKLKSLTISIIVLMVAAVAAAFTIPGMGKAQKVKAVNGAVTISSSNLNDGKARFYKINENGKEIVFFVVRAADGSVKAAFDACDACYREKKGYEQKGEVMVCRNCNMKFAIGRLGPNATGGCNPSYLPHREAGGNIIISVNDLKTGSRFF
- a CDS encoding NADP-dependent malic enzyme translates to MSKKQEALDYHSSGRKGKIEVISSKPCSTSRDLSLAYSPGVAEPCLEIEKNPEDAYKYTAKGNLVAVISNGTAVLGLGNIGALAGKPVMEGKGILFKRFADIDVFDIEINSEDPDEVIRTCQLLEPTFGGINLEDIKAPECFYIEEELKKTMNIPVFHDDQHGTAIISAAGLINALELIGKKMEEIRLVVNGAGASAIACANLAISLGLKKENLIMCDTKGVIYKGRTDGMNKYKERFAVDTPLRTLEEAAEGADVLFGLSSKGAFTPDMVRKMAANPIIFAMANPDPEITPEEARAVRGDVLVATGRSDYPNQVNNVLGFPFIFRGALDVRATTINEDMKKAAVFALADLAREECPDSVCRAYGNKKFTFGPEYIIPKPFDPRALLRVAPAVAKAAMDSGVARQPIQDLAKYVEQLESLQGMAKETLRMIINKAKSDPKRIVFVEGDNEKILRAAHILVEEGIAHPILVGNEEKIRSVIAELGLDLNGNVQVINPATFERAEEYAQELFQLRQRKGMTLSEARRLVTRKSRTHFGCMMVRMGDADTLLSGIDTHYPETIRPALEVIGKQEGLSSVHGLYLMVSKKGIFLLADTTVCIEPTPEELAETAILAAEKARMLDIEPKIAMLSFSNFGSVQHPQTLKVKRAVEIVKERAPGLIVDGEMQADTAVITEMLEKSFPFAALKAQANTLIFPDLNSGNICYKLLHHIGGAETVGPILMGMKKPVHVLQRGDDVSDIVNMAAIAVVDAQG
- a CDS encoding ABC transporter ATP-binding protein, encoding MAIIAVNHISKQYRSGDETVEALSGVSIGIDEGEFVTIMGQSGSGKSTLLAVLGGMNTPSDGTVEMAGTDIYALSGEKLADFRAENLGFVFQSFHLVPYLTALENVMLPLAIKKMKRSEKISAAREALMRVGLAGKGGRLPNQLSGGEQERVAIARAIVNRPRIILADEPTGNLDSKNSEEIMALFRDLNGEGQTVVMVTHNPENCAYSDRTIFLRDGKVVAEEEGVKPRKACRLSIAYKKVPKKC
- a CDS encoding tetratricopeptide repeat protein, which produces MSTRKDKLIESAGKLIAKGQLDRAIREYEQVVGLDPADIKARQKLAELLVRVGRHKEAIAAYEAIGTFYADNGYHLKAIAVYKQIQKLDPADIRTAFKLAELNREYGFTGNALSEYGVVLLRYREAGDLEGSVAVLEKMIQIDSDNPDTRLLLAETRYDSGLTEEAYGDFTAHAMLLLRRGEMPAYDRACARIQKLFPDRNDYLLNMLSVRIDQGDAAGVLPQLRDLVATAPDDPKPWRLLADAYRSTADRAGLKSLFRKMSAQFITDPYPRQALIELMLEDGGGEEALSQLDIFVPDFIRISEFDVPERLYIALSERYPEYQARILQSVSELYEAGGDTAKLQEAVRRLQLLKGPDALAENGSPVSSAADPGEPYVAKEPEDEWEEELDLSLIDEVAQGGGPGVITPAFHDQVGGSDSCTGRAESSNPPSDAVEVEVDFGEDWGMMHEESVHGSGPVSGDADLPTFIEFSDAVDNLFGGGFAGGSPGEGFSGDLQLSPGATSGEERGGDDAQAHYDLGLAYKEMRLFDEAIAEFRMAAGDPLKKGVCLVLEGICYREKGEAQKAEEVLRAALSREGATQEEAAGASYELSRLCAAAGRSEEAELLLKQAASLSPDFRDLHVR
- a CDS encoding heavy-metal-associated domain-containing protein, encoding MKRFSLRLAALVLVISALGAGAVFALVKRTPPADTVVVLRTMGMTCGACAGKITDALEGKGGIASVQVEVGEGRVAVAYDSGAVKPEAIAERVTALGYGSSILQVLPSERYDAASAGASAGQSGCGCCNKNK
- a CDS encoding sulfite exporter TauE/SafE family protein, yielding MIYWMAYLLVGSCAGILAGLLGVGGGIIIVPMLTFLFSMENMPAEHIAHLSLGTSLASIVFTSISSFRTHHAHGAVKWQIVRRISPGIVAGTLFGSWVAARLTTGFLKGFFVLFIYVVAVQMLLNVKPAPHRELPGVPGMSFSGSIIGCISSLVGIGGGSMSVPFMLWCNTPLHIAIGTSAAIGLPIAAAGAIGYIANGLAASNLPSMSAGFVYIPALIGISGASICTAPIGARLAHRLPVLHLKRIFAIMLIGIGTKMLLSLG
- a CDS encoding FtsX-like permease family protein — encoded protein: MKLHNISLNNLRRRKGKMAFLTLGLLVGIATIVTLITLTKSMEQDIERKMEEFGANILITPQSQDLAMNYGGISLGGITFDQREIHEQDLAKIKTIPNHRNISAVSPKVLGGVRIGDRNVLLVGVDFDMELKMKQWWSVFGETPKKEQDLLLGSDAAKALNVMTGDKVTIKGEEFGVAGILDQTGSQDDSLVFMALAKAQKVLGKEGKITLVEVAALCSGCPIGDMVTQIAEKLPEAKVSAIQQVVASRLHALDQFRRFSYAMAGVVGFIGSLIIFVTMMGSVNERTTEIGVFRAIGFRRSHIMRIILLEAALVGLLAGLLGYASGMGVAKAVLPFMAESGSAALVWDATVAAGAVALSLVLGLLASLYPALHASRMDPTEALRAL
- a CDS encoding TonB C-terminal domain-containing protein, coding for MNREQTSQFPLFANGGGNERFSRMVVFSLLVHVFFSFAFLMMQRGSGGAPVVQYLDLKMMEPVAAPAEQAAPAVPAEKTPAPAEIQEEQPAPPAETAAEAAPPRQQGFQQASLQFGIANGHFGSISDGRTLRDDMREYYLSMLAQFNESWWEQKGKETVVQRGAVMMVTVSRDGAIVDMKLLQGSGNVAEDRLMVQALQAAGPLAPLPDSYEGDFFTAPLRFVPPLNLMAPFSG